One Microlunatus soli genomic window carries:
- a CDS encoding phosphatase PAP2 family protein, which translates to MALTTERPVAVQHGQPSRPDRSAIATPAIPVAILAVIGFAVTSWLALFTAQGQQYDETARQVLDGAGSDTTARLVRLLQEVSVGSAAVALAALIVVALARGRVRVALAAVVLVAGANVSTQLLKHYVLDRPDLGVGSAANSLPSGHTTVVFSLVLAGVLVAPRALRWLVALIGAGVGGLTGLATLIAGWHRPSDVIAAMLVTLAWAALVSALLAGRPRDGRVGFGGVFPALLGAGLAAVGVIIYGFGWSASADASRVIPFTAAVIAGVAGVGVGAYSRLVARTSN; encoded by the coding sequence ATGGCTCTCACTACCGAACGGCCTGTTGCCGTCCAGCACGGGCAGCCGTCCCGGCCCGACCGCTCGGCGATCGCGACCCCGGCGATCCCGGTGGCGATCCTCGCCGTGATCGGATTCGCCGTCACCTCGTGGCTGGCGCTGTTCACCGCACAGGGACAGCAGTACGACGAGACCGCCCGGCAGGTCTTGGACGGGGCGGGCAGCGACACCACCGCCCGGCTGGTCCGGCTGTTGCAGGAGGTCAGTGTCGGCAGTGCGGCTGTCGCACTGGCCGCTCTGATCGTCGTCGCCCTGGCCCGCGGCCGGGTACGGGTCGCGCTGGCCGCCGTCGTGTTGGTCGCCGGTGCCAATGTGAGCACCCAACTGCTCAAGCACTACGTGCTGGATCGTCCCGACCTCGGCGTCGGCTCGGCGGCGAATTCGCTGCCCAGCGGGCACACCACCGTGGTGTTCTCACTGGTCCTGGCGGGCGTCCTGGTGGCACCACGGGCGCTGCGTTGGCTGGTCGCCCTGATCGGTGCCGGCGTCGGTGGGCTGACCGGACTGGCCACCCTGATCGCCGGCTGGCACCGGCCCAGTGACGTGATCGCCGCGATGCTGGTCACGCTGGCCTGGGCCGCACTGGTCAGCGCGCTGCTTGCCGGCCGGCCGCGGGACGGCCGGGTCGGCTTCGGTGGGGTCTTCCCGGCGCTGCTCGGTGCCGGGCTGGCCGCCGTCGGCGTGATCATCTACGGCTTCGGCTGGAGTGCCTCGGCCGACGCCTCCCGGGTGATCCCGTTCACCG
- a CDS encoding RNA polymerase sigma-70 factor, with protein MARTSSVAPEDRELSAITDPATEIFLAHRNLLFTVAYELLGSAADAEDVVQETWLRWTGVELDAVRDQRAYLIKITTRQAVDRLRTLARRKETYIGPWLPEPLLTTPDIADDVVLADSISLAMLTVLETLTPTERAVFVLREVFGLAHDEIAEAVDKSPAAVRQIAHRARRAVAVRRPRAVADPVEGRAVAEAFRQALRTGDLQGLLEVLAPDVVLVADGGGIRVAVQQPLYGADAVADFFRRVDPPILRPAVINGKPALIADRAGEIETVISLHIADGAISRLSIVRNPHKLGRLNRETRLTR; from the coding sequence ATGGCCCGTACGTCGTCCGTCGCCCCCGAGGACCGGGAGCTGAGCGCGATCACCGACCCGGCGACCGAGATCTTCCTGGCCCACCGCAACCTGCTCTTCACCGTCGCCTACGAGCTGCTCGGATCGGCCGCCGATGCCGAAGACGTCGTGCAGGAGACCTGGTTGCGCTGGACCGGGGTCGAACTCGACGCCGTGCGGGATCAGCGCGCGTATCTGATCAAGATCACCACCCGGCAGGCGGTGGACCGGCTGCGGACGCTGGCCCGCCGCAAGGAGACCTATATCGGTCCGTGGCTCCCCGAACCGTTGCTCACCACGCCCGACATCGCCGACGACGTCGTCCTCGCCGACAGCATCTCGCTGGCGATGCTGACGGTGCTGGAAACCCTGACCCCGACCGAACGCGCGGTCTTCGTGCTGCGTGAGGTGTTCGGCCTCGCCCACGACGAGATCGCCGAAGCCGTCGACAAGAGCCCTGCCGCGGTCCGGCAGATCGCCCACCGGGCCCGTCGAGCCGTCGCCGTGCGTCGGCCCCGTGCCGTCGCCGACCCGGTCGAGGGGCGGGCGGTGGCAGAGGCGTTCCGGCAGGCACTGCGGACCGGTGACCTGCAGGGTCTGCTCGAGGTGCTCGCCCCGGACGTCGTCCTGGTGGCCGACGGCGGCGGCATCAGGGTCGCCGTGCAGCAGCCGCTGTACGGTGCCGACGCCGTCGCCGACTTCTTCCGGCGGGTCGACCCGCCGATCCTGCGACCGGCCGTGATCAACGGCAAGCCCGCCCTGATCGCCGACCGCGCCGGCGAGATCGAGACCGTCATCTCGCTGCACATCGCCGATGGTGCGATCAGCCGGCTGTCGATCGTCCGCAATCCGCACAAGCTCGGCCGGCTGAACCGTGAGACCCGGCTCACCCGCTGA
- a CDS encoding FAD-binding oxidoreductase translates to MTTALESLQQFTGDIIGPGDQGYEAASRTVFGAGQPIRVLCPATVRDVQDAVGSAAQAAIPLSVRGGGHSFAGFGTNEGGVVIDLRHLAEVQLIDPDTHRVRIGGGATWGQVSTALAGEGLAISAGDTRSVGVGGLTLSGGIGWKVRRHGLALDNLVAADVVLADGSVARASADQHPDLFWALRGGGGNVGIVTSFEFLAHPTTAVHSGIIAFPSTEATAVLQGWAGYLRDAPLELTSTVEFANPFAGGPRAPIQVHVVVDTDNTDTAAAVLEPIRRLGTVISDDVAVIPYADTLVDGMTPPPGIALITRSSFVYKGSVPQAISTLAEIGTAEGSPIIAIRAVGGAVAEVADDATAYAHRGAELMVATTMLGPDAVVAAAGPALDAVWRRLAPHVRGAYASFLSTATEQDVDAIYPSATRRRLAMIKRRYDPGNVFAGNHNVRPD, encoded by the coding sequence ATGACCACAGCATTGGAATCCCTGCAGCAGTTCACCGGCGACATCATCGGGCCCGGTGATCAGGGCTACGAAGCGGCCAGCCGTACGGTGTTCGGCGCCGGTCAGCCGATCCGGGTGCTCTGCCCGGCAACCGTCCGCGATGTCCAGGATGCGGTCGGATCTGCTGCCCAGGCAGCGATCCCGCTGTCGGTCCGCGGCGGCGGTCACAGCTTTGCCGGCTTCGGCACCAACGAGGGTGGGGTGGTGATCGACCTCCGTCACCTGGCCGAGGTGCAGCTGATCGACCCGGACACCCATCGGGTACGGATCGGCGGCGGGGCAACCTGGGGGCAGGTGTCGACCGCGCTGGCCGGCGAGGGACTGGCGATCTCGGCCGGCGACACCCGCAGTGTCGGGGTCGGCGGTCTGACGCTGTCCGGAGGCATCGGCTGGAAGGTCCGCAGACACGGGCTGGCCCTGGACAATCTGGTGGCCGCCGACGTCGTGCTCGCCGACGGCAGCGTCGCGCGGGCGAGCGCGGATCAGCACCCCGACCTGTTCTGGGCTCTTCGGGGTGGTGGCGGCAATGTCGGGATCGTGACCAGTTTCGAGTTCCTCGCCCATCCGACCACCGCGGTCCACAGCGGGATCATCGCGTTCCCGTCGACCGAGGCGACCGCCGTGCTCCAGGGCTGGGCCGGGTATCTCCGGGACGCTCCGCTCGAGCTGACCTCGACCGTCGAATTCGCCAACCCGTTCGCCGGCGGTCCGCGGGCGCCGATCCAGGTGCACGTCGTCGTTGACACCGATAACACCGACACCGCAGCAGCGGTGCTCGAACCGATCCGCCGGCTCGGTACCGTGATCTCCGACGACGTCGCCGTGATCCCCTACGCCGACACCCTGGTGGACGGGATGACACCGCCGCCCGGCATCGCGTTGATCACGCGGAGTTCCTTTGTCTATAAGGGATCTGTGCCGCAGGCGATCAGCACACTTGCCGAGATCGGCACAGCGGAGGGGTCACCGATCATCGCCATCCGGGCCGTCGGTGGCGCCGTCGCGGAGGTTGCCGACGACGCCACCGCCTATGCCCATCGCGGGGCCGAGCTGATGGTGGCGACGACGATGCTCGGGCCGGACGCGGTGGTCGCTGCCGCCGGTCCGGCGCTGGATGCGGTCTGGCGGCGGCTCGCTCCGCATGTGCGCGGCGCGTATGCAAGCTTCCTGAGCACGGCGACCGAGCAGGACGTCGACGCGATCTATCCGTCGGCGACCCGGCGCCGACTGGCGATGATCAAACGCCGCTACGATCCCGGCAACGTGTTCGCCGGCAATCACAACGTCCGACCCGACTGA
- a CDS encoding DinB family protein → MAEHPTEPPGSIGDPQRLLIAYLDYYRAALLAKVDGLTEAQLRGSVLPSGWTPIELIKHLTFVEQRWIGWGFEALAVAAPWGDRTPDGSRWSVGPDESVAELSGLLLDQASRTNAVLAGHPLDRRAAIGGRFADDPPTLGWIGFHLLQEYARHLGHLDVVRELIDDSTGE, encoded by the coding sequence ATGGCTGAGCACCCGACCGAACCTCCCGGCAGCATCGGCGATCCGCAACGCTTGTTGATCGCTTATCTGGACTACTACCGAGCCGCGCTGTTGGCCAAGGTCGATGGCCTGACCGAGGCCCAGCTGCGGGGCTCGGTGCTGCCCAGCGGTTGGACTCCGATCGAGTTGATCAAGCACCTGACCTTCGTCGAGCAGCGCTGGATCGGCTGGGGGTTCGAGGCGCTGGCGGTCGCCGCGCCGTGGGGTGATCGCACGCCAGACGGCAGCCGTTGGTCGGTCGGGCCCGACGAGTCCGTCGCCGAGCTGAGCGGACTCCTGCTCGACCAGGCGTCGCGGACGAACGCGGTGCTGGCCGGGCATCCGCTGGACCGGCGGGCGGCGATCGGCGGACGTTTCGCGGACGATCCGCCGACGCTGGGCTGGATCGGCTTCCACCTGCTGCAGGAATACGCCCGGCACCTCGGCCACCTCGACGTCGTACGGGAGTTGATCGACGACAGCACCGGCGAATAG
- a CDS encoding M48 family metallopeptidase, whose product MSYAVQRQVGRGRIRFPDISPRAYEHPTDRGALVALRAIPGFDAVLKAVSGAIGERSIRLLYLATSIRVSPRQYPDLHQMISECATTLDLKAIPELYIQQDPIPNAMTIGLDKPIIVVSTGLLQLLDTDGLRFAIGHEVGHVLSGHAVYRTMLMQLIGIAQNIQWMPIGVWGLRAIIAALNEWFRKSELSCDRAGLLCVQDPAVALKVHASLAGALNPDEMDVAGFLDQAKDYQESGDVRDSVLKLLQISGQSHPMAALRAAELQKWAAGTEYPDILAGNYPRRSEDKNAPLGEDVKAAASAYQESFSTSSDPLFKVVNKVGGVMGGVGGAAAGRFRDWWQAGRNDPPKDDTSTS is encoded by the coding sequence GTGAGCTACGCGGTGCAGCGACAGGTCGGCCGAGGCCGGATCCGATTCCCCGACATCAGCCCGAGGGCGTACGAGCATCCGACCGATCGTGGCGCGCTCGTCGCGTTGCGGGCGATCCCGGGATTCGACGCCGTCCTCAAGGCGGTGTCCGGCGCGATCGGCGAACGCAGCATCCGGCTGCTCTATCTGGCGACCTCGATCCGGGTGTCGCCGCGGCAGTATCCGGACCTGCACCAGATGATCAGCGAATGCGCCACAACCCTTGACCTGAAGGCGATCCCGGAGCTCTACATCCAGCAGGATCCGATCCCGAACGCGATGACGATCGGGCTGGACAAGCCGATCATCGTGGTCTCCACCGGACTGCTCCAACTACTGGACACCGACGGGCTGCGGTTCGCGATCGGACACGAGGTCGGTCACGTACTGAGTGGCCACGCCGTCTATCGCACCATGTTGATGCAGCTGATCGGCATCGCGCAGAACATCCAATGGATGCCGATCGGCGTCTGGGGGCTGCGGGCGATCATCGCCGCGTTGAACGAGTGGTTCCGCAAGTCCGAGCTGTCCTGCGACCGGGCCGGGCTGTTGTGCGTCCAGGATCCGGCGGTCGCGTTGAAGGTGCACGCGTCACTGGCCGGTGCCCTCAACCCCGACGAGATGGACGTGGCCGGCTTCCTTGATCAGGCCAAGGACTACCAGGAGTCCGGCGACGTCCGCGATTCGGTGTTGAAGCTGCTGCAGATCTCCGGCCAGTCGCACCCGATGGCTGCCTTGCGCGCCGCGGAGTTGCAGAAGTGGGCTGCCGGGACGGAGTACCCCGACATCCTGGCCGGCAACTACCCCCGCCGGTCGGAGGACAAGAACGCCCCGCTCGGCGAGGACGTCAAGGCCGCCGCGTCGGCGTACCAGGAGAGCTTCAGCACCAGCTCCGATCCGCTGTTCAAGGTGGTCAACAAGGTCGGTGGCGTGATGGGCGGTGTCGGCGGTGCTGCCGCCGGCCGGTTCCGCGACTGGTGGCAGGCCGGTCGCAACGATCCGCCGAAGGACGACACCAGCACCTCGTGA
- a CDS encoding deoxyribonuclease IV, translating into MSGLLVGGHVEQEDPIAEATARGAGLSQFFLGDPQGWKGPKVAYAGGAEALKDAAGEAGIKLYVHAPYVINVATSNNRIRIPSRKLLQQTLTGAAEIGAAGVIVHGGHVLAKDDPELGFENWFKCIDRTEIEVPLLIENTAGGDRAMARHLSSIEKLWQAISTASGAEQVGFCLDTCHFHAGGEELVGLVDRVKAITGRVDLVHANDSRDAFGSGADRHTNLGAGEADPDGLAAVVADAGVPVVVETPGGVEGQSADIDWLRQRVG; encoded by the coding sequence ATGAGTGGGTTGTTGGTCGGTGGCCATGTCGAGCAGGAAGATCCGATCGCGGAGGCGACGGCGCGCGGCGCCGGGCTGTCGCAGTTCTTCCTCGGGGATCCGCAGGGTTGGAAGGGTCCGAAGGTCGCCTATGCCGGCGGGGCCGAGGCGCTCAAGGATGCCGCCGGTGAGGCCGGCATCAAGCTGTACGTGCACGCGCCCTATGTGATCAACGTCGCGACCAGCAACAACCGGATCCGGATCCCGAGCCGCAAGCTGTTGCAGCAGACGCTGACCGGGGCCGCCGAGATCGGTGCCGCCGGAGTGATCGTGCACGGCGGTCACGTGCTCGCCAAGGACGATCCGGAGCTCGGATTCGAGAATTGGTTCAAGTGCATCGACCGGACCGAGATCGAGGTGCCGCTGCTGATCGAGAACACCGCCGGCGGCGACCGTGCGATGGCCCGGCACCTGTCCAGTATCGAGAAGCTCTGGCAGGCGATCAGCACGGCGAGTGGAGCCGAGCAGGTCGGCTTCTGTCTGGACACCTGCCACTTCCATGCCGGCGGCGAGGAACTGGTCGGCCTGGTCGATCGGGTGAAGGCGATCACCGGCCGGGTCGATCTGGTGCACGCCAACGACTCCCGCGACGCGTTCGGTTCCGGCGCCGATCGGCACACCAACCTCGGTGCCGGTGAGGCCGATCCCGACGGTCTGGCCGCGGTGGTCGCCGATGCCGGCGTCCCGGTCGTGGTCGAGACCCCGGGCGGCGTCGAGGGACAATCGGCCGATATCGACTGGCTGCGTCAGCGGGTTGGCTAG
- a CDS encoding TetR/AcrR family transcriptional regulator produces the protein MRKNEERRRGLIDAAIEVLADQGARGLTFRAVDAGAAVPAGTASNYFVNRDDLFTQIGGRIYERLLPDDATIAQSRTGARDTERYLELMREVVGRVTSFPSGQLALLELRLEATRRPALRAVLTERIRQDIDINIANHEASGLPGDTTSVLVLYLALNWLILERLTLPDLLTEEEVERVLVAAVRRALIT, from the coding sequence ATGCGCAAGAACGAGGAACGTCGGCGTGGTCTGATTGACGCGGCCATCGAGGTGTTGGCCGATCAGGGCGCGCGCGGCCTCACGTTCCGGGCGGTGGACGCCGGCGCCGCCGTTCCCGCGGGAACGGCCTCCAACTACTTCGTCAACCGCGACGACCTCTTCACCCAGATCGGCGGCCGGATCTACGAACGGTTGCTGCCCGACGACGCGACGATCGCGCAGAGCCGGACCGGCGCTCGGGACACGGAGCGCTATCTCGAGCTGATGCGGGAGGTCGTCGGTCGGGTGACCTCGTTCCCGTCGGGACAACTGGCGCTACTGGAACTCCGCCTGGAGGCCACCCGGCGGCCGGCACTTCGAGCCGTCCTCACCGAGCGGATCCGGCAGGACATCGACATCAACATCGCCAACCACGAAGCGTCGGGACTACCCGGCGACACCACCTCGGTGCTGGTGCTCTACCTGGCGTTGAACTGGCTGATCCTGGAGCGGCTGACGCTGCCCGACCTGCTCACCGAGGAGGAGGTCGAACGGGTCCTGGTCGCCGCCGTCCGCCGAGCGCTGATCACCTAG
- a CDS encoding dihydrofolate reductase family protein — protein MRKLIYYVGASLDGYIAGPGGEFGFFPLSPDMATWITERYPETIPTHLRRDAGVEGRSNSTFDTLVMGRGTYEPALTVPTTSPYAHLRQYVVSSTLSIDDDTVTVVPDDPIGLVRRLKAEESDKHIWLCGGGRLAGSLMAEIDELIIKSYPVLSGGGIALVDGPFDPTLFTPTRRETFDNGAVVSWFSRS, from the coding sequence ATGCGAAAGCTCATCTATTACGTCGGCGCCTCGCTCGATGGCTACATCGCCGGCCCGGGCGGCGAATTCGGCTTCTTTCCGCTTTCGCCGGACATGGCGACCTGGATCACCGAGCGCTATCCGGAGACGATCCCGACCCACCTGCGCCGGGACGCCGGAGTGGAAGGACGCTCGAACTCGACCTTCGACACCCTGGTGATGGGTCGCGGCACCTACGAGCCGGCGCTCACCGTCCCCACCACCAGCCCGTACGCGCACCTGCGGCAGTACGTGGTCTCCAGCACCCTGAGCATCGACGACGACACCGTCACCGTCGTGCCCGACGATCCGATCGGCCTGGTCCGGCGACTCAAGGCCGAGGAGAGCGACAAGCACATCTGGCTCTGTGGCGGCGGCCGGCTCGCCGGCTCACTGATGGCCGAGATCGACGAGTTGATCATCAAGAGCTACCCGGTGCTGTCCGGCGGTGGTATCGCGCTCGTCGACGGACCGTTCGACCCGACGCTCTTCACACCGACCCGTCGCGAGACGTTCGACAACGGCGCCGTCGTCAGCTGGTTCAGCCGGAGTTGA
- a CDS encoding APC family permease gives MEPSTSISRGDAAVQPTELAPPGAASSSRGLTVAQGTALTVGAVLGTGVITLPAVAAEIAGPASLIAWALLVLLSVPLAGTFATLGGRYPDTGGVSSYAGRAFGPRWATVVGWIFLFSVPVGAPAAAMMAAGYVADAFGGGRTTTVAVAFAMIIVVVIMNAFGLRLSGRVQLGLTAALALIMTVTIVAALPHARLSNLTPFAPHGWLAIGPAAAVLVWGFAGWEAVSSLAADYRRPGRDVPRATGAAIGIVGVLYLALAGTALLVLGPATGSSTAPLSDVLAVGTGGQVRAVTAVVAVLLSIGAMNAYFAGSSRLAAALGRDGGLPSWFARGSEAGQVPTRGVLLVGVLSLLAQAIAAIGGWQVDDVMLLTTGGFTLVYVAGTAAAVRLLPARSFDRRLALLALVSVVILAVMTGPHLVWAGFVAIAAYGYTRLTGRSGDGGAPRGLPASAVPDATGPDHDQLSARRGGSPLGPQ, from the coding sequence ATGGAACCCAGCACATCGATCAGCAGGGGCGATGCGGCGGTGCAGCCGACCGAACTCGCCCCACCCGGGGCGGCATCGTCATCGCGCGGGTTGACCGTCGCGCAGGGCACGGCACTGACGGTCGGTGCCGTGCTCGGTACCGGCGTGATCACGCTGCCGGCGGTCGCGGCCGAGATCGCCGGGCCGGCCTCGCTGATCGCCTGGGCGCTGTTGGTGCTGCTGTCGGTCCCACTGGCCGGCACCTTCGCCACCCTCGGTGGTCGTTACCCCGACACCGGTGGTGTCTCCAGCTATGCCGGCCGCGCCTTCGGGCCGCGGTGGGCGACGGTGGTCGGCTGGATCTTTCTGTTCAGCGTGCCGGTCGGAGCTCCCGCGGCCGCGATGATGGCGGCCGGTTACGTCGCCGACGCCTTCGGCGGTGGCCGGACGACGACGGTTGCGGTGGCGTTCGCGATGATCATCGTCGTGGTGATCATGAACGCGTTCGGTCTCCGGCTGTCCGGCCGGGTCCAGCTCGGGTTGACCGCGGCACTCGCGTTGATCATGACGGTGACGATCGTCGCCGCGCTGCCGCACGCCCGGCTGTCCAACCTGACCCCGTTCGCGCCGCACGGTTGGCTGGCGATCGGACCGGCGGCGGCCGTCCTGGTGTGGGGCTTCGCCGGCTGGGAGGCGGTGTCGTCGCTGGCCGCCGACTATCGGCGTCCCGGACGGGACGTGCCGCGCGCCACCGGAGCGGCGATCGGCATCGTCGGTGTGCTCTATCTGGCGTTGGCCGGCACCGCGCTGCTGGTGCTCGGACCGGCGACCGGCAGCAGTACGGCGCCGCTCTCCGACGTGCTCGCCGTCGGCACCGGAGGTCAGGTCCGCGCCGTCACCGCCGTGGTCGCCGTATTGCTCAGCATCGGTGCGATGAACGCCTACTTCGCCGGCTCGTCCCGGCTGGCCGCAGCGCTCGGCCGTGACGGCGGACTGCCCAGCTGGTTTGCCCGCGGCAGCGAGGCCGGACAGGTCCCGACCCGGGGTGTGCTGCTGGTCGGTGTGCTGTCCCTGCTCGCTCAGGCCATCGCCGCCATCGGCGGCTGGCAGGTCGACGACGTGATGTTGCTGACCACCGGCGGCTTCACGCTGGTCTACGTCGCGGGCACGGCCGCCGCCGTCCGGTTGCTGCCAGCACGGTCCTTCGACCGTCGGCTCGCTCTGCTCGCCCTGGTCTCGGTGGTGATCTTGGCGGTGATGACCGGTCCGCATCTGGTCTGGGCCGGGTTCGTCGCCATCGCGGCGTACGGCTACACCCGGCTCACCGGGCGATCAGGTGACGGCGGTGCGCCGCGCGGGCTGCCTGCGTCGGCCGTGCCGGATGCAACAGGTCCGGACCATGATCAACTGTCTGCTCGCCGCGGCGGATCGCCACTCGGGCCGCAGTGA
- the pdxR gene encoding MocR-like pyridoxine biosynthesis transcription factor PdxR, with product MRFHVRLDVADGHAASIYRELLDAVLDGRLRPGERLPSSRELASTLGVARGTVSTAYDRLAAEGFLTSRAGSGTFVGADARPDRSRHAPRGRGADPRPIWNRLPAAVSEAPALPYDLSVGGPDTNLFPLPVWRRMVSATLRTGLINSAVYDTAPHPLRGEIARYLGQSRSVQAADDDVLLTNGAQQGLDLCARVLLAAGDRVAVEDPGYNAAARLFASHGAKVIGVPVDDEGLIVDRLPTGTKIIYVTPSHQFPTGAVMSLRRRIALLDWAAVHNAVILEDDYDSEFRYADRPLEPLQSLDADGRVVYLGSFSKILHPMLRVGYLVAPSSLQAALGEAKRLTDWQGDAVTQGALARFLGEGQLSTHLRRSLKIYRERRTTLLAELDRLHEVTVLPSAAGLHVCLRLPPGSEDRTVAARAADLGVTVEPISPRFVGADRWPGLALGFRNIGVDRIPAAIALLRRTLR from the coding sequence GTGAGGTTCCATGTCCGGCTCGACGTCGCCGACGGGCACGCCGCGAGCATCTACCGGGAGTTGCTGGACGCCGTGCTCGACGGCCGGCTTCGGCCGGGCGAGCGATTGCCGTCGTCGCGGGAATTGGCGAGCACTCTCGGTGTCGCGCGCGGGACCGTCAGCACCGCCTACGACCGGCTGGCCGCCGAAGGGTTCCTGACCAGCCGGGCCGGCTCCGGCACGTTCGTCGGTGCCGACGCGAGACCGGATCGCTCCCGGCACGCACCCCGCGGGCGCGGTGCCGACCCTCGCCCGATCTGGAATCGGCTGCCGGCGGCGGTCTCCGAAGCGCCGGCGCTGCCCTACGACCTGTCGGTCGGTGGCCCGGACACGAACCTGTTCCCGTTGCCGGTCTGGCGCCGGATGGTCTCGGCGACGCTGCGGACGGGCTTGATCAACTCTGCCGTCTACGACACCGCACCGCATCCGTTACGGGGTGAGATCGCGCGCTACCTCGGTCAATCCCGATCGGTGCAGGCGGCCGACGACGACGTGCTGCTCACCAACGGTGCCCAACAGGGCCTCGATCTATGTGCGCGGGTGTTGCTCGCCGCCGGTGATCGGGTGGCCGTCGAGGATCCGGGCTACAACGCCGCGGCCCGGTTGTTCGCCTCCCACGGAGCGAAGGTCATCGGCGTCCCGGTCGACGACGAAGGACTGATCGTCGACCGGCTGCCCACCGGGACCAAGATCATCTACGTCACCCCGTCACACCAGTTCCCGACCGGTGCGGTGATGTCGCTGCGCCGCCGGATCGCCTTACTGGATTGGGCTGCTGTCCACAACGCGGTCATCCTGGAGGACGACTACGACAGCGAGTTCCGCTACGCCGACCGGCCGCTCGAACCGTTGCAGAGCCTGGATGCCGACGGACGGGTGGTCTACCTCGGCTCGTTCTCCAAGATCCTGCATCCGATGCTGCGGGTCGGCTATCTGGTCGCACCGAGCTCGTTGCAGGCCGCGCTCGGCGAGGCCAAGCGGCTGACGGACTGGCAGGGCGACGCGGTCACCCAGGGTGCATTGGCCCGTTTCCTCGGGGAGGGGCAGCTCTCGACCCATCTGCGTCGATCGCTGAAGATCTACCGTGAGCGTCGGACGACGCTGCTGGCCGAGCTCGATCGGCTGCACGAGGTGACCGTGTTGCCGTCGGCAGCCGGGCTGCATGTCTGTCTCCGACTGCCCCCGGGCAGCGAAGACCGGACGGTCGCCGCCCGGGCCGCCGACCTCGGCGTCACTGTCGAACCGATCTCGCCCCGTTTCGTCGGCGCCGACCGCTGGCCCGGCCTGGCGCTCGGCTTCCGCAACATCGGCGTCGACCGGATCCCGGCCGCGATCGCCCTGTTGCGCCGGACCCTCCGCTGA